A window of the Lactuca sativa cultivar Salinas chromosome 5, Lsat_Salinas_v11, whole genome shotgun sequence genome harbors these coding sequences:
- the LOC111918517 gene encoding mitochondrial carrier protein CoAc1, protein MGSSQGSSLSTNVAGLVEGSSNGREVAYLDTLPVYVKELIAGGAAGAFAKTAVAPLERIKILLQTRTQGFQSLGVYQSLKRLLKHEGLPGFYKGNGASVLRIVPYAALHFMTYEQYRCWVLDNYTGLLGTGPVVDLLAGSAAGGTAVLCTYPLDLARTKLAYQVVDEKASLGNGCKSKSITTTTQPRYSGIRNVLQSVYTEGGMRGLYRGVGPTLIGILPYAGLKFYIYEKLKRHVSEEHQRSIMMRLCCGALAGLFGQTFTYPLDVVRRQMQVENMQALGGGRHKNTWQGITTIVSEQGWRQLFAGLSINYIKIVPSVAIGFTAYDMMKSWLRIPPRQKTQSVSAA, encoded by the exons ATGGGTTCTTCCCAAGGTTCTTCACTATCCACAAATGTGGCAGGATTGGTTGAGGGTTCATCTAATGGGAGAGAGGTTGCTTATTTAGATACATTGCCTGTGTATGTCAAGGAACTAATAGCTGGAGGTGCTGCAGGAGCATTTGCTAAAACTGCTGTTGCTCCACTCGAAAGGATTAAGATCTTATTGCAG ACTCGAACTCAAGGCTTTCAGTCTCTTGGAGTCTACCAATCACTGAAAAGACTACTAAAGCATGAAGGGCTTCCAGGATTTTACAA AGGAAATGGAGCTAGTGTTCTTCGAATAGTTCCATATGCAGCATTGCATTTCATGACATACGAGCAATACAGATGTTGGGTGTTGGACAACTACACCGGATTATTAGGGACGGGGCCCGTTGTAGATCTCTTAGCCGGCTCAGCAGCTGGAGGCACTGCTGTCTTATGCACTTATCCTCTCGATTTGGCTCGCACCAAACTCGCTTATCAA GTTGTGGATGAAAAAGCAAGTTTGGGAAATGGTTGTAAAAGTAAAAGTATTACTACTACTACACAGCCTCGCTACAGTGGCATTAGAAATGTTTTACAAAGTGTTTATACAGAGGGTGGGATGCGTGGCTTGTATCGAGGTGTAG GTCCAACACTTATTGGTATTCTGCCATATGCTGGTTTGAAGTTTTATATTTATGAGAAGCTGAAAAGACATGTTTCTGAAGAGCATCAGAGATCAATCATGATGCGTTTGTGCTGTGGTGCTTTGGCTGGTTTATTTGGTCAAACTTTCACATACCCTTTAGATGTTGTTAGAAGGCAGATGCAG GTTGAAAATATGCAAGCCTTAGGGGGTGGTAGACATAAGAATACATGGCAGGGGATCACCACTATTGTCTCTGAACAAGGATGGAGGCAATTATTTGCTGGCCTCAGCATAAATTACATCAAG ATTGTTCCTTCGGTTGCGATTGGTTTCACAGCATATGACATGATGAAGTCATGGCTTCGCATCCCTCCTCGACAAAAAACACAATCGGTCTCTGCTGCATAA